The Eremothecium cymbalariae DBVPG#7215 chromosome 8, complete sequence genome has a window encoding:
- the DAP2 gene encoding dipeptidyl aminopeptidase (similar to Ashbya gossypii ACR073C) — translation MSGQLNYSDEAYDELEDEYKKYNNQLMLHISKVGLILVALIWGVFLSINSIPGAWDAGLSKRREGFSKKVSTSKDGLAKINFSLLRNGTFEANFQQVEWVGGVDTADDRGLYVTIDENSHILKSAFDESFASLLFEGDTMTIDGKNHTVEYFKESPDLKRGIIRTDSVDNWRHSKFGTYFVYSLEHKNFRLLGDNIALAVWSPDSQYVAYVYENDVYIFSVLDDEIKRVTFDGSEILLNGRADWVYEEEVLETGTALWWSPSSTYLAYFKTNDEQVHEFPVSYYLSSEDAIYPEIRKLKYPKSGTQGPIVSLNIYEVGPARNSIVNLKDNTALITEVKWLGDTQILAKVMDRVAQRLSVILVNAQDNGHTVTPRVENANNTWWEVTHKTMFIQKDETNDRLNDGYIDLIPVNGYNHLAYYSPPDNPDPIILTSGDWEVDGGPASFDRDSNDLYFFGTKKSSMERHLYYVNLLKPLTVNEVTDTSKEGTYYATFSGSSRFLHLRYNGPGVPYQKLIDLKSDVDDKQLNGNVIGETLYYVEENKNLIEVLKNYSVPTRTFGELNLGKDADGEEILANYFEILPPDFDASLRNHYPVFFYTYGGPTSQQVIKTFSVSNLQVFASELDAIVVVVDGRGTGFKGHKFRSVVHGNLGDLEASDQIAAAKLYGEKSYVNKNKISIFGWSYGGYLTLKTLEKDSGQYFKYGIAVAPVTDWHLYDSVYTERYMLTPKENPDGYAKSKVHNATSFAQVPRFLLIHGSGDDNVHFQHSLKFLDMLNLEQVMNYDLMVFPDSRHDISFHNAHTVIYERLLNWARQAFNGDFIQ, via the coding sequence ATGTCAGGCCAATTGAACTACTCTGACGAGGCTTATGACGAGCTTGAGGATGAGTACAAAAAGTACAATAATCAATTAATGCTTCATATCAGTAAGGTAGGCCTAATACTGGTAGCACTTATTTGGGGGGTATTTTTATCGATAAATTCTATCCCTGGGGCATGGGATGCTGGTTTATCCAAACGTCGTGAAGGTTTCTCCAAGAAGGTTTCGACAAGTAAAGATGGGTTGGCGAAGATAAATTTTAGTTTGTTAAGAAATGGGACTTTTGAAGCGAATTTCCAACAGGTAGAATGGGTTGGTGGGGTTGATACTGCTGATGATCGTGGGCTATATGTTACGATTGATGAGAATTCGcatattttgaagtctGCGTTTGATGAATCGTTTGCTAGCTTGTTATTTGAAGGAGATACAATGACCATCGATGGGAAAAACCATACGGTGGAATATTTCAAGGAATCGCCCGATTTAAAGCGGGGTATAATAAGGACAGATTCTGTGGACAATTGGAGGCATTCAAAATTTGGCACCTATTTCGTGTATTCCTTAGAGCATAAAAACTTTCGCTTATTGGGTGATAATATTGCACTTGCTGTATGGTCCCCCGACTCGCAATATGTTGCATATGTTTATGAGAATgatgtgtatatattttcagtgctagatgatgaaattaaACGAGTAACTTTTGATGGTAGTGAAATTTTACTTAACGGTAGGGCAGATTGGGTATATGAGGAAGAGGTTCTTGAAACGGGAACGGCGTTATGGTGGTCGCCCAGTAGCACTTATTTGGCATATTTCAAGACAAATGATGAACAAGTACATGAATTCCCAGTTTCTTACTATTTGAGCTCTGAGGATGCTATATATCCTGAGATTAGAAAGCTCAAATACCCCAAGAGTGGTACTCAAGGCCCAATAGTATCGTTGAATATCTACGAAGTTGGTCCTGCTAGGAATTCAATTGTTAATTTGAAAGATAACACTGCATTGATTACAGAGGTCAAATGGCTTGGTGATACGCAGATTTTGGCCAAGGTGATGGATCGTGTTGCTCAACGTTTATCTGTTATATTAGTCAACGCACAGGATAATGGCCATACAGTTACTCCAAGAGTTGAGAATGCAAACAATACCTGGTGGGAAGTGACTCACAAAACAATGTTTATTCAAAAGGATGAAACTAATGATAGATTGAACGACGGTTACATTGATCTCATTCCGGTGAATGGCTACAATCATTTGGCGTATTATTCGCCACCTGATAATCCAGACCCAATAATTTTGACTAGCGGTGACTGGGAAGTGGATGGTGGCCCTGCCTCTTTCGATCGTGATAGCAACGATTTGTATTTCTTTGGTACTAAGAAATCATCTATGGAGAGACATTTGTATTACgtgaatttattgaagcCTTTAACAGTTAATGAAGTTACTGATACTTCAAAGGAAGGTACATACTACGCGACGTTTTCTGGCAGTTCCAGATTCCTTCACTTAAGGTACAATGGACCAGGAGTTCCATATCAGAAGCTCATAGATTTGAAAtctgatgttgatgataaaCAACTCAACGGAAATGTCATTGGAGAAACTTTGTATTATGTggaagaaaacaagaatttAATAGAGGTTCTTAAGAATTATTCCGTTCCAACACGTACTTTTGGTGAATTGAACCTTGGTAAGGATGCCGATGGTGAAGAAATTCTAGCGAATTACTTTGAAATACTTCCTCCAGACTTTGATGCAAGTTTGAGAAACCACTACccagtatttttttatacaTACGGCGGTCCAACCTCTCAACAGGTGATTAAAACATTTTCAGTAAGCAATCTCCAAGTTTTCGCTTCTGAATTAGATGCTATTGTAGTTGTAGTCGATGGTCGAGGAACTGGCTTTAAAGGTCATAAATTCAGATCGGTTGTTCATGGTAACTTAGGTGACCTTGAAGCTTCCGACCAGATTGCCGCTGCAAAATTATACGGTGAAAAATCATATGtcaacaagaacaagattAGCATCTTTGGATGGTCATACGGTGGTTATCTAACcttgaaaactttggaaaaagaTTCAGGTCAATACTTCAAGTATGGTATTGCGGTCGCCCCAGTCACCGATTGGCACTTGTATGATTCTGTGTACACTGAACGATACATGCTAACCCCTAAAGAGAACCCTGATGGTTACGCTAAATCAAAGGTTCACAATGCAACTTCATTCGCTCAGGTACCAAGGTTCTTATTGATACATGGTAGCGGTGATGACAATGTCCATTTCCAACAttctttgaagttcttAGATATGCTCAACTTAGAACAGGTTATGAACTACGACCTAATGGTATTCCCCGATTCTAGACACGATATCTCCTTTCACAACGCTCACACCGTTATATATGAGAGATTATTGAACTGGGCAAGGCAGGCATTCAATGGTGATTTCATCCAGTAA
- the FSH1 gene encoding putative serine hydrolase (similar to Ashbya gossypii ACR076C), whose product MSVQRLLFLHGFLQNGKLFSEKSSGIRKLLKKSNIQCDYMDGPVELERGQLPFEVEDDRWEATVDANLNRAWFYHSDVSRELEVGDAIARVREYIQQNGPYDGIVGFSQGAALSSIITNKICELVPGHKPFDVSVIISGYAFTEPGDEGDAGQFKITQRYQDCFKPRDGFNTKILCVYGAADMAVPAERSKYLSEIYTLAYGDEQVKVYEHPGGHMVPNKKDIIRPVVEEINKALHNTSSG is encoded by the coding sequence ATGTCGGTGCAACGGTTATTGTTTCTACATGGGTTTTTGCAGAATGGCAAGTTATTTAGTGAGAAGTCATCTGGAATCAGGAAGTTGCTTAAAAAGAGTAATATTCAGTGTGATTACATGGATGGGCCGGTAGAGTTGGAGAGGGGCCAGTTGCCCTTTGAGGTGGAGGATGATAGATGGGAGGCTACTGTTGATGCGAATTTGAACAGGGCATGGTTCTACCATAGTGATGTTTCGCGGGAGTTGGAAGTGGGTGATGCGATTGCTAGAGTTCGCGAGTATATTCAGCAGAATGGGCCTTATGATGGTATAGTTGGGTTTTCTCAGGGGGCTGCGTTGTCTAGTATTATCACGAATAAGATCTGCGAGCTTGTTCCAGGGCATAAGCCTTTTGATGTTAGCGTTATTATATCTGGTTATGCCTTTACGGAACCAGGCGATGAGGGTGATGCAGGGCAATTCAAGATTACTCAGAGATACCAAGATTGCTTTAAACCGAGAGATGGCTTTAACACCAAGATTCTGTGTGTTTATGGGGCAGCTGATATGGCAGTACCAGCGGAAAGATCAAAGTATTTGAGTGAGATATATACTTTAGCGTATGGTGATGAGCAGGTGAAGGTTTATGAGCATCCTGGGGGGCATATGGTTCCAAATAAGAAGGATATCATTAGGCCcgttgttgaagaaattaataAAGCTCTCCATAATACATCTAGTGGGTAA
- the VMA16 gene encoding H(+)-transporting V0 sector ATPase subunit c'' (similar to Ashbya gossypii ACR071W), with amino-acid sequence MSKSYSGSSLYSTVKIYVHGIVGLVVLYYALHKLFTNHGEDINFGKFLMRTSPYMWANIGIALCVGLSVVGAAWGIFITGTSIIGSGVRAPRITTKNLISIIFCEVVAIYGLIMSIVFSSKVTVASADTLFSKSNLYTGYSLFWGGLTVGVANMICGVAVGITGATAAVADAANAALFVKILVIEIFGSILGLLGLIVGLLMVGKTDEFK; translated from the coding sequence ATGTCTAAGAGTTACTCTGGATCTAGCTTATATTCCACTGTGAAAATTTATGTTCATGGAATCGTGGGATTGGTGGTTCTTTACTATGCCCTCCACAAATTATTTACCAACCATGGTGAGGATATCAATTTTGGCAAGTTTTTAATGCGAACGTCGCCCTATATGTGGGCTAACATTGGTATAGCATTATGTGTGGGCCTATCGGTGGTTGGTGCTGCTTGGGGTATCTTTATTACAGGTACATCTATTATTGGGTCCGGGGTTCGTGCTCCAAGAATCACAACCAAGAATTTAATTTCGATCATTTTTTGTGAAGTGGTAGCGATATATGGTCTCATAATGTCAATAGTGTTTTCTTCTAAGGTGACTGTCGCATCTGCGGATACGCTCTTCTCAAAGTCAAATCTTTATACAGGatattctttattttgGGGAGGTCTTACGGTAGGTGTGGCCAATATGATCTGTGGTGTGGCCGTGGGCATTACTGGGGCTACAGCGGCTGTTGCAGATGCTGCAAATGCTGCTTTATTTGTGAAGATTTTGGTTATTGAGATCTTTGGCTCTATTTTGGGGCTACTAGGCTTAATTGTCGGTTTATTAATGGTTGGAAAAACTGACGAATTTAAATAA
- the THR1 gene encoding homoserine kinase (similar to Ashbya gossypii ACR070W) gives MPRSFIIKVPASSANIGPGYDVLGVALSLYLELHVTIDSKDAKETNLDVNNCLLSYSRESEGFSSVPLRSEENLITRTALYVLRCNNVRSFPSGTKIRVHNPIPLGRGLGSSGAAVVAGVMLGNEVGKLRFSKQRMLDYCLMIERHPDNITAAMVGGFCGSFLRELTPAEVERREIPLSEVLPEPSGGEDTGLVPPLPPTDIGHHVRYNWNPDIKCVAIIPDFELSTADSRGVLPKAYTTNDLIFNMQRLAVLTHALTQSPPDPELIYSAMQDRVHQPYRKILIPGFAEILSSITPFTHPGFLGICLSGAGPTILALATDNFEDIAQEIVNRFTKVNVSCTWKLLEVASEGSILE, from the coding sequence ATGCCTCGCAGCTTTATAATTAAGGTACCAGCATCATCAGCTAACATAGGACCGGGTTACGATGTTCTGGGAGTTGCGTTAAGTTTATACCTCGAGCTACACGTAACGATTGATTCGAAAGACGCAAAGGAAACCAATCTCGATGTTAACAATTGTCTTTTGAGTTATAGTCGTGAGAGTGAAGGCTTTTCTTCTGTTCCATTGAGATCAGAGGAAAACTTGATCACGAGAACGGCGCTGTATGTTCTTCGGTGTAACAATGTGCGCAGCTTTCCCTCTGGGACGAAGATCCGAGTTCATAACCCCATTCCTCTTGGACGTGGACTGGGTTCATCCGGTGCAGCTGTTGTTGCAGGGGTTATGCTTGGTAATGAGGTTGGGAAGCTGCGCTTTTCTAAGCAGCGCATGTTGGACTACTGCCTGATGATCGAACGTCATCCTGACAACATTACGGCAGCGATGGTTGGGGGGTTCTGTGGCTCTTTCTTGCGTGAGTTGACTCCAGCTGAGGTAGAAAGAAGAGAGATTCCGTTGTCTGAGGTGTTGCCGGAGCCAAGTGGTGGTGAAGACACAGGCTTGGTTCCTCCGCTACCTCCAACAGATATTGGCCATCATGTAAGGTACAATTGGAACCCCGATATAAAATGTGTTGCAATTATCCCAGACTTTGAACTATCCACTGCAGATTCGCGTGGTGTTTTACCCAAGGCATACACCACCAATGATCTAATCTTTAATATGCAGAGGCTGGCTGTATTGACACACGCTCTCACTCAATCTCCACCTGATCCAGAGCTTATATATTCCGCCATGCAAGACAGAGTCCATCAGCCATACAGAAAGATCTTAATACCAGGCTTCGCTGAAATCCTCTCCAGTATCACTCCATTTACGCACCCTGGATTCCTAGGTATTTGCTTGTCTGGTGCTGGGCCGACCATCTTAGCTCTAGCTACCGACAATTTCGAAGACATAGCCCAAGAAATCGTCAACCGTTTCACAAAGGTTAACGTTTCATGTACCTGGAAGTTGCTGGAAGTTGCTTCCGAGGGCTCTATTCTCGAATGA
- the RPN1 gene encoding proteasome regulatory particle base subunit RPN1 (similar to Ashbya gossypii ACR072C), with amino-acid sequence MVEETKTPEEKPVEVGTTAQESSKDNNKSKDSKPDEDLSEEDLKLKTDLQTLVDRLLESESSLYKPSLDQLKEYIKNSTSSMTAVPKPLKFLRPLYPELCAVYDKWVDSKLKSSLADVLSVLSMTYSDDGKHDSLRFRLLSNEKDIETWGHEYIRHLALEIGDVYNEQVENEAKESDEQGAAPAESEQSYPKDVLIRLSLDIVPYFLKHNGEADAVDLLLEVESIDKLSQFVDENTFQRVCKYMVSCVPLLPPPEDVTFLQTAFSIYLSENQLTEALALAIRLGDESLIRSVFDATSDPVMHKQLAYILAVQKSSFEYEGVQDIIGNANLSEYFLYLAKELNLTVAKFPEDIYKSHLDSSVRSAFASTGLDSAQQNLAASFVNGWLNLGYCADKMCVDDDNWVYRTKGDGMTSTVASIGSIYQWNLDGLQQLDKYLYADDVEVKAGALLGIGISACGIHDGDVEPAMLLLQDYVNNRNSKLSTSAILGLGIAFAGSRNDELLGLLLPIAADTSLPIETSAMASLALAHSFVGTCNGDITASIMDNLLERSSIELKTEWTRFLTLALGILYMGQGDQVEDVLETISAIEHPITSAIEVLVNVCAYTGTGDVLLIQDLLYRLTPKKEGEEDVEADEEADEEGEAEGEGEAEAEAEAEFESNTQDAPEDIDSLVRDAVNNSNPAEDFPSSNSGGNFNPKTTDEDKLDVDDSKEDEHKQEADNNLDSKEEENSEKEMAQIDELTYAVLGIAMVAMGEDIGKEMSLRHFGHLMHYGNQHIRRVVPLAMGLVSVSDPQMKVFDTLSRFSHDPDLDVSINSIFAMGLCGCGTNNARLAQLLRQLASYYSKEQNTLFITRLAQGLVHLGKGTMTLDIFNDAQVLNKVTLASLLTVLIGLTSPGFMLKHHQLFYYLNSGVRPKSILTLNEKGEPIKVNVRVGQAVDTVGQAGKPKTITGWITQSTPVLLNHGERAELETNEYISYASKIEGVVILKKNPNYKEEE; translated from the coding sequence ATGGTTGaggaaacaaaaaccccTGAGGAAAAGCCTGTTGAAGTAGGGACAACCGCTCAGGAGTCATCTAAAGATAATAACAAATCTAAAGATTCCAAACCAGATGAGGACCTTTCAGAAGAGGatttaaagttaaaaacCGACTTACAGACGTTAGTAGATAGATTACTAGAGTCGGAGTCTTCGTTATACAAGCCCAGTTTGGATCaattaaaggaatatatCAAGAATTCTACAAGTTCTATGACTGCAGTACCAAAGCCGTTGAAGTTTCTTCGTCCTTTATATCCAGAATTATGTGCTGTTTATGACAAGTGGGTTGACAGTAAGCTGAAATCTTCTCTTGCTGATGTTTTATCGGTATTAAGTATGACTTATTCTGACGATGGGAAGCACGATTCTTTGAGATTTAGGTTGTTGTCTAATGAAAAGGATATTGAAACCTGGGGGCATGAGTATATTCGTCATTTAGCTTTAGAGATAGGTGATGTGTACAATGAGCAGGTGGAAAATGAAGCAAAGGAATCGGATGAACAAGGCGCGGCACCTGCTGAATCTGAACAAAGTTATCCAAAGGATGTGCTGATCCGTCTATCGCTCGATATTGTTCcttattttttgaagcatAATGGCGAAGCGGATGCGGTAGATTTGCTACTAGAAGTTGAATCTATTGACAAGCTATCACAGTTCGTGGATGAGAATACATTCCAGAGGGTTTGTAAATATATGGTGTCATGTGTTCCATTGTTGCCGCCACCAGAGGATGTGACCTTCTTGCAAACAGCATTTTCCATTTATTTGTCTGAAAACCAGTTGACAGAGGCTCTGGCGCTTGCTATTAGATTAGGTGATGAGTCTTTAATCAGGTCGGTGTTTGATGCAACCTCAGATCCTGTTATGCATAAGCAGTTGGCCTATATTTTGGCTGTGCAGAAGTCATCATTCGAATATGAAGGTGTTCAAGACATTATTGGTAACGCCAATTTAAGCGAATACTTTTTATATCTAGCAAAGGAGTTAAATCTAACGGTCGCTAAATTCCCTGAAGATATTTACAAGAGTCATTTAGATAGCTCTGTCAGAAGCGCGTTTGCAAGCACAGGCTTAGATTCTGCGCAACAAAATCTAGCTGCTTCGTTTGTGAATGGTTGGTTAAATTTAGGTTATTGCGCTGACAAAATGTGTGTCGACGATGATAATTGGGTTTACAGGACTAAAGGCGATGGTATGACTTCTACAGTTGCAAGCATAGGATCTATCTACCAGTGGAACTTGGATGGGCTGCAACAATTGGATAAATATCTGTACGCTGACGATGTTGAGGTTAAAGCTGGTGCTCTCCTCGGTATTGGTATTTCTGCATGTGGTATTcatgatggtgatgttgaGCCTGCTATGTTGCTATTACAGGACTATGTGAACAATCGAAACTCAAAGTTGAGCACATCTGCAATTTTGGGCTTAGGGATTGCATTTGCTGGCAGTAGAAATGATGAATTGTTAGGTTTATTATTGCCAATAGCTGCTGATACTTCTTTACCCATTGAAACCTCTGCAATGGCTTCATTGGCATTGGCACATTCATTTGTTGGAACCTGTAATGGAGATATCACTGCTTCTATCATGGACAACTTGTTGGAACGTTCATCCATTGAATTAAAGACCGAATGGACTAGGTTCTTAACTTTGGCCTTAGGTATCTTATATATGGGCCAAGGAGACCAGGTAGAAGATGTTTTAGAGACCATATCAGCAATTGAACATCCGATTACCTCTGCTATTGAGGTGTTAGTTAATGTCTGCGCTTACACTGGAACAGGTGATGTTTTATTGATCCAGGATCTATTGTATCGTCTAACCCCTAAAAAGGAAGGAGAGGAAGACGTTGAAGCAGACGAAGAGgcagatgaagaaggtgaAGCAGAAGGTGAAGGTGAAGCGGAAGCTGAGGCAGAAGCAGAATTTGAGTCGAATACTCAAGATGCACcagaagatattgattCTCTTGTCCGGGATGCTGTTAACAACAGCAATCCAGCGGAGGATTTCCCCAGTTCCAACAGCGGCGGCAACTTCAACCCTAAGACTACGGATGAAGACAAGTTGGATGTTGATGACTCAAAAGAGGATGAGCATAAGCAAGAAGCTGATAACAACCTGGATTCTAAAGAAGAGGAAAACAGTGAAAAAGAGATGGCACAAATCGATGAACTTACTTACGCGGTTCTTGGGATTGCAATGGTTGCTATGGGTGAAGACATCGGTAAAGAAATGTCTTTACGTCACTTTGGGCATTTAATGCATTATGGTAATCAACATATTCGTCGTGTAGTCCCCTTGGCGATGGGTTTAGTCAGCGTGTCTGACCCTCAAATGAAGGTGTTTGACACACTTTCTAGATTCTCTCACGATCCAGATTTGGATGTGTCCATCAATTCCATCTTTGCTATGGGTCTATGTGGGTGTGGCACTAACAATGCTAGATTAGCCCAATTATTACGACAATTAGCAAGTTACTATTCCAAGGAACAGAACACCTTATTCATCACAAGATTAGCTCAAGGCCTAGTTCATCTTGGTAAGGGTACTATGACCTTAGATATATTCAATGATGCTCAAGTGCTCAACAAGGTGACCTTGGCCTCTTTGTTGACAGTTTTAATTGGTCTAACAAGCCCTGGATTTATGTTGAAACATCACCAGTTGTTTTACTACTTGAATAGTGGTGTGAGACCAAAGTCCATCTTAACCTTAAATGAAAAGGGAGAACCAATTAAAGTCAATGTTCGTGTAGGTCAAGCTGTGGATACCGTTGGCCAAGCTGGTAAACCCAAGACAATCACTGGATGGATCACTCAATCAACTCCTGTACTACTAAACCACGGAGAAAGAGCGGAACTAGAAACTAACGAATATATCAGCTATGCTAGTAAAATAGAAGGTGTGGtcattttgaaaaagaatcctAATTACAAGGAAGAAGAGTAG
- the SNX4 gene encoding Snx4p (similar to Ashbya gossypii ACR074W), protein MPEINLNDQWVILVSDPQKQRGDKSSSAPFVTYQISSKPGVSRGGGHHLRDTREDDITVVHRRYSDFVLLYQILSNDHPACIVPPLPDKKVLNYLAGDRFSQSFTQKRCHSLQNFLQRLAQHPKLSHSKILRTFLTSSDWDAYRKSLSGTVGNGNNKEEVSEAIMNAFKYVHNQSDEFVEIKEKCDKLDHNVTKIDKLFHRVVKKQEAIAEDYGKLGSSLQELQELVTSGSDDHNSEANRLSGKIRVFNEGMTQLSYSLRDLSRYIDYEYIVDLRDMEHYIDSMKQLIKLKDQKQIDYEELSDYLTRSINEKNNLISGYGTGSNFLKSKLEEFAGINQEAARREKISKLEYKVQSLTTEVEDAKRVADAFEKEALKEVEIFEHIKTKELKQSLTSLADHHIEFYQKMMNTWSKIEEGL, encoded by the coding sequence ATGCCGGAGATTAATCTAAATGATCAATGGGTTATATTAGTTTCGGACCCTCAAAAACAGAGGGGTGAtaaatcttcatctgcCCCCTTTGTCACATACCAGATCTCTTCTAAACCCGGTGTTAGTAGAGGAGGGGGACATCACTTGAGGGATACGAGGGAGGATGATATAACTGTGGTACACAGGAGATATAGTGATTTCGTTCTTTTGTATCAGATATTGTCTAATGATCATCCTGCTTGCATAGTTCCGCCGTTACCAGAtaaaaaggttttgaattatttggCGGGAGATAGGTTTAGTCAGTCGTTCACGCAGAAAAGGTGTCATAGTctacaaaattttttgcaGAGGTTGGCACAGCATCCTAAGTTGTCTCATTCTAAGATACTTCGAACGTTTTTGACTAGTTCTGATTGGGATGCTTACCGAAAGAGCTTGTCTGGGACGGTCGGTAATGGGAATAATAAAGAGGAAGTTAGTGAGGCTATTATGAATGCTTTCAAATACGTACATAATCAGAGTGATGAGTTTGTTGAGATCAAGGAGAAGTGTGATAAGTTGGATCACAATGTGACGAAGATAGATAAATTGTTCCATCGTGTTGTGAAGAAACAAGAGGCGATTGCGGAAGATTATGGGAAATTAGGCTCAAGCCTTCAAGAATTGCAGGAGCTTGTAACATCAGGTAGCGATGATCATAATAGTGAGGCTAACCGGTTGAGTGGTAAGATTAGGGTATTTAACGAGGGGATGACTCAGCTCTCATATAGTTTGCGCGATTTGAGCAGGTACATTGACTACGAATACATTGTGGATTTAAGGGACATGGAACATTATATCGACTCTATGAAACAGTTAATCAAACTGAAGGACCAGAAACAGATTGACTATGAGGAATTAAGCGATTATTTGACTAGATCTATCAATGAAAAGAACAATTTGATATCAGGGTATGGAACCGGTAGtaacttcttgaaaagCAAGCTAGAAGAGTTTGCTGGAATTAACCAGGAGGCCGCTCGTCGAGAGAAGATCTCTAAACTGGAATACAAAGTTCAATCTTTGACAACTGAAGTTGAGGATGCGAAAAGAGTGGCCGACgcatttgaaaaggaaGCATTGAAAGAGGTAGAGATATTTGAACATATCAAGACTAAGGAGTTGAAACAGTCTCTCACCTCATTGGCAGACCACCATATCGAGTTCTACCAAAAGATGATGAACACATGGTCAAAAATAGAAGAAGGTTTATGA
- the TAD2 gene encoding tRNA(adenine34) deaminase (similar to Ashbya gossypii ACR075C) encodes MYDHMKTAIKLARYALDHGETPVACVFVHMPTNKVVAYGLNDTNRSLTGIAHAEFMAIAQIQELFGEICTSIFKDISVYVTVEPCIMCASALKQLGIGRVVFGCGNERFGGNGSLLSIHKDSSTARENRHTVIPGVMRREAIMLLRYFYVRENERAPKARGKMNRRLDKETFPPIEWSNYVSKEEFVRYFGSSMLHHLEDKTDIHESVDWELIDSNYDGILEELESARQEFKLHQHKKLKKLVK; translated from the coding sequence ATGTATGATCATATGAAAACAGCCATTAAACTAGCTCGTTATGCGTTAGACCATGGTGAAACCCCTGTTGCAtgtgtttttgttcatATGCCAACTAATAAGGTGGTCGCTTATGGGTTGAATGATACCAACAGGTCATTGACAGGGATTGCACATGCAGAATTCATGGCTATAGCACAGATTCAGGAACTATTTGGTGAAATATGTACTTCGATATTTAAAGATATTTCCGTATATGTGACTGTAGAGCCTTGTATTATGTGTGCATCTGCGTTGAAACAACTTGGTATAGGGAGAGTTGTATTTGGATGCGGTAATGAAAGGTTCGGAGGCAATGGGTCTCTGTTGTCGATTCATAAAGATAGTAGTACTGCAAGAGAGAACAGGCATACAGTGATCCCCGGTGTGATGAGACGGGAAGCTATCATGCTTTTAAGATATTTCTACGTTAGAGAGAATGAACGAGCTCCAAAGGCTAGAGGGAAAATGAATCGAAGGTTGGATAAAGAAACTTTTCCCCCGATAGAATGGTCAAACTATGTGAGTAAAGAGGAATTTGTGCGGTATTTTGGCAGCTCAATGCTCCATCATCTAGAAGATAAAACGGACATACACGAGAGTGTGGACTGGGAGCTTATAGATTCAAACTACGATGGCATACTAGAAGAACTAGAGTCTGCTCGTCAAGAATTTAAACTACATCAGCATaagaaactgaaaaaacTAGTTAAGTAA